A stretch of Acidobacteriota bacterium DNA encodes these proteins:
- a CDS encoding carboxymuconolactone decarboxylase family protein — MPWIEVISPAAATGFLKRQYDAAVARAGRLWNIVSIMGQNPRVLRTSMDFYGAVMHGPSPLSRGHREMLAVVVSAANHCRY; from the coding sequence ATGCCCTGGATCGAGGTGATCTCGCCGGCGGCCGCGACGGGCTTTCTCAAGCGCCAGTACGACGCGGCCGTTGCCCGTGCCGGGCGACTGTGGAATATCGTTTCGATCATGGGCCAGAATCCGCGGGTGCTCAGAACCTCGATGGACTTCTATGGTGCCGTGATGCACGGCCCCTCGCCGCTGTCGCGCGGCCACCGGGAGATGCTGGCGGTGGTCGTTTCCGCCGCCAACCACTGCCGCTATTGA
- the pdeM gene encoding ligase-associated DNA damage response endonuclease PdeM, with product MAEALNVPPAGALALEVAGESMCALPERALYWPSRAMLLVADPHWGKAAAFRAGGLAVPEAGTSADLERLGRALAATGAERLVFLGDFWHARAGRSSEVLDALRRWRERHCELTVELVRGNHDRHAGDPPEEFSIRSVEAPFDEAPFRLAHFPEPDPSGYVLAGHLHPAVHLRGAGRGRERLRLPCFHFGPQVGVLPAFGSFTGHATVRPAAGDRVLVVADERVIEIS from the coding sequence ATGGCTGAAGCCTTGAACGTGCCACCGGCCGGCGCCCTTGCCCTTGAAGTGGCGGGTGAATCCATGTGCGCGCTGCCGGAACGGGCTCTCTACTGGCCCTCGCGGGCGATGCTGTTGGTGGCGGATCCCCACTGGGGCAAGGCAGCGGCGTTCCGGGCCGGCGGATTGGCGGTGCCGGAGGCTGGCACGTCGGCGGACCTCGAACGCCTCGGTCGTGCCCTCGCCGCTACCGGAGCCGAGCGGCTGGTGTTCCTCGGCGACTTCTGGCACGCCCGCGCCGGACGCTCCAGCGAAGTGCTGGATGCCCTCCGCCGCTGGCGGGAACGGCACTGCGAGTTGACCGTCGAATTGGTGCGCGGCAACCACGATCGCCATGCCGGCGATCCACCCGAGGAGTTCTCGATTCGTAGCGTGGAGGCGCCCTTCGACGAAGCCCCTTTTCGCCTCGCGCACTTCCCGGAGCCGGACCCTTCCGGGTACGTCCTCGCCGGCCACCTCCACCCGGCGGTTCACCTACGCGGTGCCGGCCGCGGCCGGGAGCGCTTGCGCCTGCCGTGCTTCCACTTCGGTCCGCAGGTCGGCGTGCTGCCCGCCTTCGGCAGCTTTACCGGCCACGCCACGGTGCGCCCGGCGGCAGGGGATCGGGTGCTGGTGGTGGCGGACGAGCGGGTGATCGAGATCTCTTGA
- a CDS encoding ligase-associated DNA damage response exonuclease — protein sequence MLILDESGFYCPEGDFHIDPWRPVPRALVTHSHADHAHWGCGAYLAAEAGERVLRRRMGDEAVIETVPWGESLSLGPVRVSFHPAGHILGSAQIRLDRGGEVWVVSGDYKTEPDATCAPFELVPCNTFVTESTFGLPIFRWAPQAEVFDQVNGWWRKNAEAGRASLLFGYALGKAQRLLAGVDPSIGPIFTHGAVENLTGDYRDSGVALPDTTLVSAAPDSTDWAGSLVVAPPSANGTPWMRRFGEVSTGFASGWMRIRGTRRRRAMDRGFVLSDHVDWPALVEVLEATGAERVWVTHGYREAVVRWLRERGIEAMAVASRFEGELDEAESTESKSETAPGGEAS from the coding sequence ATGCTGATTCTCGACGAGAGCGGATTCTACTGTCCCGAGGGGGACTTCCACATCGACCCCTGGCGGCCGGTGCCGCGGGCGCTGGTCACCCACTCCCACGCCGACCACGCGCACTGGGGCTGCGGTGCATACCTGGCCGCCGAGGCCGGGGAACGGGTGCTGCGCCGGCGGATGGGCGACGAGGCGGTGATCGAAACGGTGCCCTGGGGCGAGAGCTTGTCCCTGGGGCCGGTGAGGGTCTCGTTCCATCCGGCCGGTCACATCCTCGGTTCGGCGCAGATCCGCCTGGATCGCGGCGGCGAGGTGTGGGTGGTCTCCGGCGACTACAAGACCGAGCCGGATGCCACCTGCGCACCCTTCGAACTGGTGCCCTGCAACACCTTCGTCACCGAGTCCACCTTTGGCCTGCCGATTTTCCGCTGGGCGCCGCAGGCGGAGGTTTTCGACCAGGTCAACGGCTGGTGGCGGAAGAACGCCGAGGCCGGGCGGGCGAGTCTGCTCTTCGGCTACGCCCTCGGCAAGGCCCAGCGGCTGCTGGCGGGGGTCGATCCGTCGATCGGCCCCATCTTCACCCATGGGGCGGTGGAGAACTTGACCGGCGACTACCGTGACTCCGGCGTTGCCTTGCCGGACACGACCCTGGTGTCCGCCGCGCCGGACAGTACCGATTGGGCTGGATCTCTAGTCGTCGCTCCGCCCTCCGCCAACGGCACTCCCTGGATGCGCCGCTTCGGAGAGGTCTCCACCGGCTTCGCCTCCGGCTGGATGCGGATCCGCGGCACCCGCCGTCGGCGGGCGATGGACCGCGGCTTCGTGCTCTCCGACCACGTCGACTGGCCGGCGCTGGTCGAGGTGCTGGAGGCGACCGGCGCCGAGCGGGTGTGGGTGACCCACGGCTACCGCGAGGCGGTGGTGCGCTGGCTGCGGGAGCGGGGGATCGAGGCGATGGCCGTCGCCTCGCGCTTCGAAGGCGAACTCGACGAGGCGGAATCGACGGAATCGAAATCCGAGACAGCGCCCGGCGGGGAGGCCTCGTGA
- a CDS encoding VanZ family protein, with product MSDSSPFPARTSALAWAVGIAMLLWLPLPDFGVSDSLPTFALPLDKVGHGLLFLVFVPLLDRARAGRGARWLPLIWAIAYGAVTEAVQMLLSYRSGDPWDLAADALGALLGWLWCRLKTP from the coding sequence ATGTCGGATTCATCCCCTTTCCCCGCCCGTACCTCGGCCCTGGCTTGGGCCGTCGGCATCGCCATGCTCCTGTGGCTGCCGCTGCCGGATTTTGGCGTGAGTGATTCGTTGCCGACCTTTGCCTTGCCCCTCGACAAGGTCGGCCACGGCCTGCTCTTTCTGGTGTTCGTGCCGCTCCTCGACCGGGCGAGGGCCGGCCGGGGTGCCCGGTGGCTGCCGCTGATCTGGGCCATCGCCTACGGTGCGGTGACGGAAGCGGTGCAGATGCTTCTCAGCTACCGGAGCGGGGATCCTTGGGACCTTGCCGCGGATGCTCTGGGCGCGCTCCTCGGATGGCTCTGGTGTAGACTGAAAACGCCTTGA
- a CDS encoding tetratricopeptide repeat protein translates to MTVRRWMVLVLLLLVLTLVFQVVRTRNLLEASRLLHQVEQVSVSLAASGRANPAIYWNHVEFMEMARGLNPVDSRILLAEGSQYLLLGRPEEAVEVYRRALEIEPRPEIYLNLGRAEAAAGQLEEARESFRRAAALDPRNWRLIPQELRPSQVPGKRPTARRKRPRRSP, encoded by the coding sequence ATGACCGTTCGCCGCTGGATGGTTCTCGTCTTGCTCCTGCTGGTGCTGACCCTTGTCTTCCAGGTGGTGCGCACTCGCAACCTGCTGGAGGCCAGTCGTCTTTTACACCAGGTGGAGCAGGTGAGCGTCAGCTTGGCGGCTTCGGGTCGAGCGAATCCGGCGATCTACTGGAACCACGTGGAGTTCATGGAGATGGCGCGCGGCCTCAATCCGGTGGACTCGCGCATTCTCCTGGCCGAGGGCAGCCAGTACCTTCTCCTCGGCCGGCCCGAGGAGGCGGTGGAGGTCTACCGCCGGGCCTTAGAGATCGAGCCGCGGCCGGAGATTTACCTCAATCTCGGCCGGGCCGAGGCTGCGGCCGGGCAATTGGAGGAGGCGCGGGAGAGTTTCCGCCGCGCCGCCGCCCTCGATCCGCGCAACTGGCGCTTGATCCCACAAGAGCTTCGGCCATCCCAGGTTCCTGGCAAGCGCCCGACGGCCCGGAGGAAGAGGCCTCGCCGGTCGCCGTAG
- a CDS encoding ligase-associated DNA damage response DEXH box helicase, with amino-acid sequence MTPRQQVEGWLAERGWRARPFQKRVWTAWRRGRSGLVHSATGSGKTYALWLAEVMAGLAERDAGKAKGTAKRSAPLRLLWITPMRALAEDTVGALRAPVADLELPWRIESRTGDTSPAVRARQQRRLPTVLVTTPESLCLQLTRSKLDARLADLSAVVVDEWHELLGNKRGVQVELALARLRTLRPDLKVWGLSATLGNLEEAAVALAGPEALSIHGDEKKRITIDALIPPEMERFPWAGHLGLRLLPQVVAAVDEAESALVFTNTRSQAERWYQAILEARPDWAGALALHHGSLDRSVREWVENGLRQGTLRCVVATSTLDLGVDFSPVDRVLQIGSPKGVARLLQRAGRSGHSPGRESRVTCVPTHALELLEIAAVRDAARAQEIEERRPPVLPLDVLAQHLVTLGLGEGFDPDQVLAEARSSRAFAELSDAEWQWTLDFVTRGGSALKAYPEFSKLVERDGRLAIRDGALARRHRLSIGTIVGDSSIEVRFRGGRRLGTVEESFIARLRPGDRFQFAGRTLELHSLRDLTAWVRVAESKVHAVPRWAGGRMPLSTSLSRAVRRRLTEAREGRLAGLEMKALRPLLALQEEISALPAAGELLVEELPDLLSPSGRSRREGHHLFVYPFAGRLVHEGLAALWAYRLSRIAPNTFTWAVNDYGIDLLSPEPPALGEPLTAGLLSPEGLADDLPAALDASELARRQFREIARVAGLVFQGYPGKGKTMRQLQASSGLFFDVFDRHDPENLLLQQAYREVRERQLEASRLRATLERLNAGTVVRVECGRPSPLAFPLLVDRMRETTSGEGLVDRIRRMRLRYERAATRNG; translated from the coding sequence GTGACTCCCCGACAGCAAGTGGAAGGTTGGCTGGCGGAGCGCGGCTGGCGGGCGCGGCCCTTCCAGAAGCGAGTGTGGACCGCCTGGAGGCGCGGCCGGAGCGGCCTGGTGCACTCGGCCACCGGCAGCGGTAAGACCTACGCCCTGTGGCTGGCGGAGGTGATGGCCGGCCTGGCGGAGCGCGACGCCGGTAAGGCCAAGGGCACGGCGAAGCGCTCCGCCCCTCTCCGGCTGCTGTGGATCACCCCCATGCGCGCCCTGGCGGAAGACACCGTCGGCGCGCTGCGGGCGCCGGTGGCGGACCTCGAGCTGCCCTGGCGCATCGAGAGCCGTACCGGCGATACCTCCCCGGCGGTGCGGGCGCGGCAGCAGCGGCGGCTGCCGACGGTGCTGGTGACCACCCCCGAGAGCCTTTGCCTTCAGCTCACCCGGTCCAAGCTCGACGCGCGTCTTGCGGACCTCTCGGCGGTGGTGGTGGACGAGTGGCACGAACTCCTCGGCAACAAGCGCGGCGTACAGGTGGAACTGGCCCTGGCGCGGCTCCGCACCCTGCGCCCGGATCTCAAGGTGTGGGGCCTGTCGGCCACCCTCGGCAACCTGGAGGAAGCGGCGGTGGCCCTGGCCGGGCCGGAGGCGCTGTCGATCCACGGCGACGAGAAGAAGCGCATCACCATCGACGCCCTGATCCCGCCGGAGATGGAGCGCTTTCCGTGGGCCGGCCACCTCGGGCTGCGGCTGCTGCCGCAGGTGGTGGCGGCGGTGGACGAGGCCGAAAGCGCGCTGGTCTTCACCAACACCCGCTCCCAGGCGGAGCGCTGGTACCAGGCGATCCTCGAAGCGCGGCCGGACTGGGCGGGCGCGCTGGCGCTGCACCACGGCTCCCTCGACCGCTCGGTGCGGGAGTGGGTGGAAAACGGCTTGCGGCAGGGCACGCTCCGCTGCGTGGTGGCGACTTCGACCCTCGATCTCGGGGTGGACTTCTCGCCGGTGGACCGGGTGCTCCAAATCGGCAGCCCGAAGGGCGTCGCCCGGCTCCTCCAGCGGGCCGGCCGCAGCGGCCACTCACCGGGCCGCGAAAGCCGGGTGACCTGCGTACCCACTCACGCCCTGGAACTGCTGGAGATCGCCGCCGTGCGCGACGCGGCCAGGGCGCAGGAGATTGAAGAGCGCCGGCCGCCGGTGCTGCCCCTGGACGTGTTGGCGCAGCATCTGGTGACCCTCGGCCTCGGCGAAGGCTTCGATCCGGACCAGGTGCTCGCCGAGGCGCGGAGCAGTCGCGCCTTCGCCGAGTTGAGCGACGCCGAGTGGCAATGGACCCTCGACTTTGTCACCCGCGGCGGCTCGGCCTTGAAGGCCTACCCGGAGTTCTCGAAGCTGGTGGAGAGGGACGGCCGGCTAGCGATCCGCGACGGCGCCCTGGCCCGCCGCCACCGCCTGTCCATCGGCACCATCGTCGGCGATTCCTCGATCGAAGTGCGCTTCCGCGGCGGTCGGAGGCTGGGTACGGTGGAGGAGTCCTTCATCGCCCGACTGCGGCCGGGGGATCGCTTCCAGTTCGCAGGCCGGACCCTGGAGCTACACTCTCTGCGCGACCTCACCGCTTGGGTGCGGGTGGCTGAGAGCAAGGTCCACGCGGTGCCCCGCTGGGCCGGCGGGCGCATGCCTCTGTCGACCTCCCTGTCGCGGGCGGTGCGCCGCCGCCTGACGGAGGCCCGCGAGGGGCGCCTTGCCGGACTGGAGATGAAGGCGCTGCGGCCCCTGCTGGCCCTCCAGGAAGAGATCTCCGCGCTGCCGGCGGCAGGCGAGCTGTTGGTCGAAGAACTGCCGGACCTGCTCAGCCCCTCGGGCCGGAGCCGGCGGGAGGGGCACCACCTCTTCGTCTACCCCTTCGCCGGCCGCTTGGTGCACGAAGGCCTAGCGGCCCTGTGGGCCTACCGGCTGTCGCGCATCGCGCCGAACACCTTCACCTGGGCGGTCAACGACTACGGCATCGATCTGCTGTCGCCGGAGCCGCCGGCCCTCGGCGAGCCGCTGACCGCCGGCTTGCTGTCGCCGGAGGGGCTGGCCGACGACCTGCCCGCCGCCCTCGATGCGTCCGAACTCGCCCGCCGCCAGTTCCGGGAGATCGCGCGGGTCGCCGGTCTGGTGTTCCAGGGCTATCCCGGCAAGGGCAAGACGATGCGCCAGCTCCAGGCGTCGAGCGGGCTGTTTTTCGATGTCTTCGACCGGCACGATCCGGAGAACCTCTTGCTCCAGCAGGCCTATCGCGAGGTGCGCGAGCGCCAGCTCGAAGCCAGTCGGCTGCGGGCCACCCTCGAACGGCTGAACGCCGGAACGGTGGTGCGGGTAGAGTGCGGCCGACCCTCGCCCTTGGCCTTTCCGCTGCTGGTGGATCGCATGCGCGAGACCACCTCCGGCGAGGGGCTGGTGGACCGTATTCGGCGCATGCGCCTGCGCTACGAGCGAGCGGCAACGCGCAATGGCTGA
- a CDS encoding ATP-dependent DNA ligase, giving the protein MKAFTDLFARLDETTRTNEKIAALADYFRSAPARDAAWAVHFLSGNRPKRLVKTRLLREWVSAETGTPEWLLEECYEAVGDLAETLALLLPAAERPSDCPLHRWVEERLLPLAGLGDEAQRERMVAAWRQLGEQQIFVWHKLITGAFRVGVSRRLVVRGLSQASGVDDATLSHRLMGSWQPTAEAYRALLSPDTRDAEVSRPYPFCLAHPLEAAVDELALSLGPVDDWIAEWKWDGIRSQVIRRQGLTFIWSRGEEPIAERFPELEVAASGLPDGTVLDGEILPWGDDGVMPFAQLQRRIGRKKLGPKILSEVPVVLVAYDLLEEGGEDLRALPFAERRRRLKALIADRGGEVLRLSATVESASWEELAARRETARRERAEGLMLKRRESSYRVGRKKGDWWKWKVDPYTVDAVMIYAQRGHGRRASQYTDYTFGVWDGDALVPFAKAYSGLTDAEIRKVDRFVRRNTLERFGPVRSVKAELVFELAFEGIRASSRHKSGVAVRFPRMARWRTDKQPADADTLETVKALLPASEGGEGP; this is encoded by the coding sequence GTGAAGGCCTTCACGGACCTCTTCGCGCGGCTCGACGAGACCACCCGCACCAACGAGAAGATCGCCGCCCTGGCGGACTACTTCCGCTCGGCCCCGGCGCGCGACGCGGCCTGGGCGGTGCATTTCCTCTCCGGCAACCGGCCGAAGAGGCTGGTCAAGACACGCCTCCTGCGGGAGTGGGTGAGCGCCGAAACGGGCACGCCGGAGTGGCTGCTGGAGGAGTGCTACGAAGCGGTGGGGGACCTGGCCGAGACCCTCGCCCTGCTGCTGCCGGCAGCGGAGCGCCCGAGCGACTGCCCTCTCCACCGGTGGGTGGAAGAGCGCCTGCTGCCGCTGGCCGGCCTCGGCGACGAGGCCCAGCGCGAGCGCATGGTCGCCGCCTGGCGGCAACTCGGCGAGCAGCAGATCTTCGTCTGGCACAAGCTGATCACCGGGGCGTTCCGGGTGGGCGTTTCTCGGCGGCTGGTGGTGCGCGGTCTGTCGCAGGCGAGCGGCGTCGATGACGCTACCCTCTCTCACCGGTTGATGGGTTCCTGGCAGCCCACCGCCGAGGCTTACCGTGCCTTGCTGTCGCCGGACACGCGGGACGCGGAGGTGTCGCGCCCTTACCCCTTCTGCCTGGCCCATCCCCTCGAAGCGGCGGTGGACGAACTGGCGCTGTCCCTCGGTCCGGTGGACGACTGGATCGCCGAGTGGAAATGGGACGGCATCCGCTCCCAGGTGATCCGCCGCCAGGGCTTGACCTTCATCTGGTCGCGCGGCGAGGAGCCCATCGCCGAACGCTTCCCGGAACTCGAAGTGGCCGCCTCGGGGCTGCCGGACGGCACTGTGCTCGACGGCGAGATTCTGCCCTGGGGTGACGACGGGGTGATGCCCTTCGCTCAGCTCCAGCGGCGCATCGGCCGCAAGAAGCTCGGTCCGAAGATACTCTCCGAGGTGCCGGTGGTGCTGGTCGCCTACGACCTGCTCGAAGAGGGCGGCGAGGACCTGCGCGCCTTGCCCTTCGCCGAGCGCCGTCGCCGCCTGAAAGCGTTGATCGCTGACCGCGGCGGCGAGGTGCTGCGGCTGTCGGCGACGGTCGAGTCGGCGTCCTGGGAGGAGCTGGCGGCGCGCCGGGAGACCGCACGCCGGGAGCGCGCCGAAGGGCTGATGCTCAAACGCCGCGAGTCGTCCTACAGGGTAGGCCGCAAGAAGGGCGACTGGTGGAAGTGGAAGGTCGACCCCTACACCGTCGACGCGGTGATGATCTACGCCCAACGCGGCCATGGTCGCCGCGCGTCCCAATACACGGACTACACCTTCGGCGTGTGGGACGGCGACGCTCTGGTGCCCTTCGCCAAGGCCTACTCCGGCCTGACCGACGCCGAGATCCGCAAGGTCGATCGCTTCGTTCGGCGCAATACCCTGGAGCGCTTCGGTCCGGTGCGCTCGGTCAAGGCGGAGCTGGTGTTCGAGCTGGCCTTCGAGGGCATTCGCGCCTCCAGCCGCCACAAGTCCGGGGTGGCGGTGCGTTTTCCCCGCATGGCCCGCTGGCGGACGGACAAACAGCCCGCCGACGCCGACACCCTGGAGACCGTCAAGGCGCTGCTGCCGGCATCCGAAGGCGGCGAAGGGCCGTGA
- a CDS encoding SDR family oxidoreductase produces the protein MKITETFSPQLFAGKTVFVTGGGSGINLGIAKNFAAVGAKLAICGRTQARLDGAQKKLEALGAEVFTAVADVRDYEALAAAFAGTADALGPIHTLVCGAAGNFLAPAEELSPNGFKVVVDIDLIGSFNASRAAFEQLKSTEGANLIFISAGQAFVPYWAQTHAGAAKAGIDNLMQNLAMEWGRFGIRSNSIAPGPIEGTEGMRKLAPEDLSFHQQFKAAIPLGRYGTVDDIGQAAVFLASPLADYITGTRLVADGGQNLPGSGIFTAMALEAMKGERKS, from the coding sequence ATGAAGATCACCGAGACCTTCTCCCCCCAGCTCTTCGCCGGCAAAACGGTGTTCGTCACCGGCGGCGGCAGCGGCATCAATCTCGGCATCGCCAAGAACTTCGCCGCCGTCGGCGCCAAGCTCGCGATCTGTGGTCGGACCCAGGCGCGCCTGGACGGCGCTCAGAAAAAACTGGAGGCGCTGGGCGCCGAGGTGTTCACGGCGGTCGCCGATGTGCGCGACTACGAGGCCCTGGCGGCGGCCTTCGCCGGCACGGCGGACGCCCTGGGGCCGATTCATACGCTGGTGTGCGGTGCCGCCGGCAACTTCTTGGCGCCGGCCGAGGAGTTGAGCCCGAACGGTTTCAAGGTGGTGGTGGATATCGATCTGATCGGCAGCTTCAACGCCAGCCGGGCGGCCTTTGAGCAGTTGAAAAGCACCGAGGGCGCCAACCTGATCTTCATCTCCGCTGGCCAGGCCTTCGTCCCCTACTGGGCGCAAACCCACGCCGGAGCCGCCAAGGCGGGGATCGACAATCTGATGCAGAACCTGGCGATGGAATGGGGACGCTTCGGCATCCGCTCGAACAGCATCGCCCCGGGACCGATCGAGGGTACCGAGGGCATGCGCAAGCTGGCGCCGGAAGACCTGAGCTTCCACCAGCAGTTCAAGGCGGCGATTCCCCTCGGGCGCTACGGCACGGTGGACGACATCGGCCAGGCGGCGGTGTTTCTGGCCTCGCCGCTGGCGGACTACATCACCGGCACCCGCCTGGTGGCCGACGGCGGCCAGAACTTGCCGGGCTCGGGCATCTTCACCGCCATGGCGCTGGAGGCGATGAAGGGCGAGCGGAAGTCCTAG
- a CDS encoding O-antigen ligase family protein, whose amino-acid sequence MISRSTDARLLGLGEILVGGLLVVTPFVLVPAAADAFDLPKQMVAEMFALASLLALALRALLNPRLASLDLGPKELWEVPAVRALLPLGLVASLGLVVSSHGAHVRQALPDLWIGVACVIGWSVGLSPRRQRRLLVLLALPAVVLGALAILQFHELYRPFAFSGGEEAARLGLTSLAGNAGVLAAFLVLPALLAQEWGWRRRQHRPSALAALVTVVVCLYGIAVSQTVAAVLAVVLGSACLWLVQLPRRRALTALGAAAAVLLVTIAAVAPLRSKVVAKVTELTSGEWNKVLTGRLDGWSTAWWMVQRNPLTGVGHGAYSAEFAEAKIALTDDGHLFLQRPRQVMFVNAHNEFLEVAAEWGLVGVAALAWALWVLWRRLRGLEPADRPLAYAGCVGLGILAVAHFPFRVALVAFPALLFLSWILSPGEGELPEPAAVAAVSPKSGPPAASRKKAKKRKRR is encoded by the coding sequence GTGATCTCCCGCTCGACGGATGCGCGGTTGCTGGGGCTCGGCGAGATCCTCGTCGGCGGGCTGCTGGTGGTCACTCCCTTCGTGCTGGTGCCGGCGGCCGCCGACGCTTTCGACCTGCCGAAGCAGATGGTCGCCGAGATGTTTGCCCTGGCTTCCCTCCTCGCCTTGGCGCTCCGGGCGCTGCTCAATCCTCGCCTCGCCTCCCTGGACCTCGGTCCGAAAGAGCTGTGGGAAGTGCCGGCGGTGCGCGCTCTGTTGCCGCTGGGGCTCGTCGCCTCCCTCGGCCTGGTGGTCTCGTCCCATGGGGCGCACGTCCGCCAGGCGCTGCCGGATCTATGGATCGGGGTGGCCTGCGTGATCGGTTGGAGTGTCGGCCTTTCACCGCGGCGCCAGCGGCGGCTGCTGGTGCTCTTGGCGTTGCCGGCGGTGGTTCTGGGAGCCCTCGCCATCCTGCAATTTCACGAGCTGTACCGGCCCTTCGCGTTCTCCGGCGGCGAGGAGGCAGCGCGTTTGGGGCTGACCTCCTTGGCCGGCAATGCCGGGGTGCTCGCGGCTTTTCTCGTGCTGCCGGCGCTGCTGGCGCAAGAGTGGGGCTGGCGTCGTCGCCAGCATCGGCCTTCGGCCTTGGCGGCCCTCGTAACGGTAGTGGTTTGCCTCTACGGCATCGCCGTTTCGCAGACCGTGGCGGCAGTGTTGGCGGTGGTGCTGGGCAGTGCCTGCCTGTGGCTGGTCCAGCTCCCGAGGCGCCGTGCTCTGACCGCCCTGGGAGCAGCGGCGGCGGTGCTGTTGGTGACCATCGCGGCGGTGGCACCGCTGCGCTCCAAGGTGGTCGCGAAGGTCACGGAGCTGACCTCCGGCGAGTGGAACAAAGTTCTCACTGGCCGCCTCGATGGCTGGAGCACCGCCTGGTGGATGGTGCAGCGGAACCCCTTGACCGGGGTGGGGCACGGCGCCTATTCGGCGGAGTTTGCCGAGGCCAAGATCGCCCTGACGGACGATGGCCATCTCTTTTTGCAGCGGCCCCGGCAAGTGATGTTCGTCAACGCCCACAATGAATTCTTGGAAGTGGCTGCGGAGTGGGGACTGGTGGGCGTGGCGGCGCTGGCCTGGGCCCTGTGGGTCCTGTGGCGCCGGCTGCGAGGGCTGGAACCCGCGGATCGTCCGCTGGCCTATGCGGGATGTGTAGGGCTCGGCATTCTCGCCGTGGCGCACTTTCCCTTTCGAGTGGCCTTGGTGGCCTTTCCGGCGCTGCTCTTTCTGTCCTGGATTCTGTCGCCGGGCGAAGGCGAGTTGCCGGAGCCGGCCGCCGTGGCTGCGGTTTCGCCTAAATCCGGCCCTCCCGCCGCCAGCCGAAAGAAAGCCAAGAAACGGAAGCGCCGATGA
- a CDS encoding class II fumarate hydratase: MSNTRIEKDSLGEVEVPADGYYGAQTERARQNFPVSGLRFPRRFIAAMGRIKGEAAKVNADLGLIPGDVKDAIVQAAREVVEGKHDRQFPLDIFQTGSGTSTNMNTNEVISNRAIELMGGELGSKSPVHPNDHVNASQSSNDTIPTAIHLSAYGALVEDLEPALETLAGSLEKKASEFDDVVKIGRTHLQDAVPVRLGQEFGSYAQQIRYGLDRLAAAKPRLAELALGGTAVGTGLNAPPEFADRVIAAISADTGHPFVPAPNRFEAMAAKDAAVETSGALKTLAVSLTKIANDLRWLGSGPRCGIGEIEIPSLQPGSSIMPGKVNPVISESLLMVSAQVIGNDTTIALAGMSGIFELNVMMPVIAYNLLQSIEILANGSRLMAERCVDGITARRERAAELVEKSLAMVTSLAPRIGYDQAAEIAKESWKTGRTVRELMQEKKLLSDDELEKALDAYDMTDGGLQ; encoded by the coding sequence ATGAGCAACACCCGAATCGAGAAGGACAGCCTCGGCGAGGTCGAGGTTCCGGCGGACGGCTACTACGGCGCGCAGACCGAGCGGGCGCGGCAGAACTTTCCGGTGAGCGGGTTACGCTTCCCGCGCCGCTTCATCGCCGCCATGGGGCGGATCAAGGGCGAGGCGGCGAAGGTCAACGCCGACCTCGGGCTGATTCCCGGGGATGTCAAGGACGCCATCGTCCAAGCTGCCCGCGAGGTGGTCGAAGGGAAGCACGATCGCCAGTTCCCGCTGGACATCTTCCAGACCGGCTCCGGCACCTCCACCAACATGAACACCAACGAGGTGATCTCCAACCGCGCCATCGAGCTGATGGGCGGCGAGCTGGGGTCGAAAAGCCCCGTGCACCCGAACGACCACGTCAACGCCAGCCAGTCGAGCAACGACACCATCCCCACAGCCATCCACCTGTCCGCCTACGGCGCCCTGGTGGAGGATCTGGAGCCGGCCCTGGAGACCCTCGCCGGATCGCTGGAGAAGAAGGCGTCGGAGTTCGACGACGTGGTCAAGATCGGCCGCACCCACCTGCAGGACGCGGTGCCGGTGCGCCTCGGCCAGGAGTTCGGCAGCTACGCTCAGCAGATCCGCTACGGCCTCGACCGGCTGGCGGCGGCCAAGCCGCGCCTCGCCGAACTGGCTCTGGGGGGTACCGCCGTCGGCACCGGCTTGAACGCTCCGCCGGAGTTCGCCGACCGGGTGATCGCCGCCATCTCCGCGGATACCGGCCATCCCTTCGTGCCGGCTCCCAACCGCTTCGAGGCGATGGCCGCCAAGGACGCCGCCGTCGAAACCTCCGGCGCCCTGAAGACCCTTGCCGTCTCCCTCACCAAAATCGCCAACGACCTGCGCTGGCTCGGCTCCGGCCCGCGCTGCGGCATCGGCGAGATCGAGATCCCCAGTCTGCAGCCAGGGAGCTCCATCATGCCCGGCAAGGTCAATCCGGTGATCTCCGAATCGCTGCTGATGGTTTCGGCGCAGGTGATCGGCAACGACACCACCATCGCTTTGGCAGGCATGAGCGGCATCTTCGAACTGAACGTGATGATGCCGGTGATTGCCTACAACCTGCTCCAGTCCATCGAGATCCTTGCCAACGGCTCCCGGCTGATGGCCGAGCGCTGCGTCGACGGCATCACCGCCCGCCGCGAGCGCGCCGCCGAGCTGGTGGAAAAATCCCTGGCGATGGTCACCTCCCTGGCCCCCCGAATCGGCTACGACCAGGCCGCCGAAATCGCCAAGGAATCCTGGAAAACCGGCCGCACCGTGCGCGAGCTGATGCAGGAAAAGAAGCTCCTTTCGGACGACGAGCTGGAAAAGGCGCTCGATGCCTACGACATGACGGATGGGGGACTGCAGTAG